One window of Micromonas commoda chromosome 1, complete sequence genomic DNA carries:
- the UBP1 gene encoding ubiquitin carboxyl-terminal hydrolase, translated as MADSGGTIRGTGLYNVSNTCYLNSVLQALCHVRGFRECLLSDEAGTYLYAAGKAGGSLNAPSPTPTDEILSFPGFKKRRKRKRGESSDGEEAVVPFLRPPAMTRTGKASIAAADHACLGGELRAVLRTLWYGEYAAFPPYRLLRAVWTLVPSFAGNQQQDAHELTRFLLERLRLEFVRGSQLIAAQAAKESGRILPRGNEHGIGSNLMGNLGIPVPIRRTRTSRSRRQLLGKSWSSSDVDCSYYPAQHCVTETIGEAEGLARLGSPTVGNKRRSTLSCKEKVAIEKAESDGHVIISRWGAVRHKKGCFCRPCLSRRRKQGKDDNLTSSCRTFEQSSEGLPDDRGEKRDDTVFPHAIHHDSKPGSAELKPKTRADHSISEASRRGLECLSVMNREFGLPLDPVWRLFGGTVLNLIHCLRCGHTNTSEEPFLDISLTIPSVIDAHTRVCFSKENSRPSPEAGETVEPGEGPGGCATLQQCLAVHTRDEILSGSAMYSCDHCGSVASTVKKTKLQSLPPVLCLHLKRFTWRGSEHESKLNAHVDFPLENLDLAPYMESGSYVNEDSCSPSIRAVTRARQGENATVYSTDLLRKAENKTCGTAKNFQRGSPGGQERGSTTARQQGIQKIAPASHASADAKITLRSDPLFSKRPVHAQKSTSLLYDLSGVVVHHGLGAANGHYTVFAREESCKMRRTARHSSGDVSHEISDVASPEVWLQFNDEKVVQVTREEVKRCDGYIFFYTKQSDEKFTN; from the exons ATGGCAGATAGCGGCGGCACGATTCGTGGCACAGGACTCTATAACGTAAGCAACACGTGTTATCTTAACAGCGTTCTTCAAGCCCTCTGCCACGTGAGAGGGTTTCGCGAGTGTTTACTCAGCGACGAAGCCGGGACATATTTGTACGCGGCAGGCAAGGCAGGCGGGTCACTCAACGCGCCGAGTCCCACTCCAACGGATGAGATCCTTTCGTTTCCGGGGTTCAAAAAGCGGCGGAAGCGAAAGCGCGGAGAGTCGAGTGATGGCGAGGAGGCAGTTGTTCCCTTCC TACGTCCAccggcgatgacgaggacAGGCAAAGCAAGTATAGCTGCGGCAGATCACGCGTGCCTCGGAG GGGAATTGCGAGCAGTTTTGAGAACCCTTTGGTATG GTGAATATGCGGCTTTTCCGCCTTATCGGCTGCTGCGAGCTGTTTGGACGCTAGTGCCTTCATTTGCGGGCAACCAGCAGCAAGATGCTCACGAGTTGACCAGATTTTTGCTAGAGCGTCTACGATTGGAGTTTGTACGAGGCAGTCAACTTATCGCCGCACAGGCTGCGAAAGAAAGCGGGAGGATCCTGCCCCGTGGAAACGAACACGGTATAGGCTCAAATTTGATGGGCAATCTTGGAATACCTGTGCCGATTAGGCGTACACGAACTTCGAGGAGCAGGCGGCAGCTGCTCGGGAAATCGTGGTCTAGTAGTGACGTCGACTGTTCTTACTACCCCGCGCAGCATTGTGTCACCGAAACCATCGGTGAAGCAGAGGGATTGGCGAGACTGGGATCTCCTACCGTAGGAAACAAAAGGAGAAGTACCTTGTCATGCAAAGAAAAAGTGGCAATCGAAAAAGCTGAAAGTGATGGACACGTCATCATTTCACGCTGGGGTGCCGTGCGCCACAAGAAAGGTTGTTTCTGCCGTCCGTGTCTGTCAAGAAGAAGAAAACAGGGAAAGGATGACAACCTGACATCCTCGTGTAGAACTTTTGAGCAGTCGTCCGAGGGTCTCCCCGATGACCGAGGTGAAAAACGAGATGATACAGTTTTTCCTCATGCCATTCATCATGATTCAAAACCTGGCAGCGCTGAGTTGAAACCCAAAACACGAGCAGATCATAGCATATCTGAGGCAAGTCGGCGTGGATTAGAGTGTTTATCTGTCATGAACCGTGAATTTGGATTGCCTTTAGATCCGGTGTGGCGCTTATTTGGTGGAACTGTTCTTAACCTGATCCACTGCCTTCGATGTGGTCATACAAACACTTCTGAGGAGCCCTTCTTGGACATTTCTTTGACTATACCATCAGTTATCGATGCCCACACCCGAGTTTGCTTTTCGAAAGAGAACAGTCGTCCCTCTCCGGAAGCTGGCGAGACAGTAGAGCCAGGGGAAGGACCCGGTGGTTGTGCCACACTCCAGCAGTGCTTAGCGGTGCATACTCGCGACGAGATTCTGTCCGGCTCTGCAATGTATTCATGCGATCATTGCGGAAGCGTCGCTAGCACCGTTAAAAAGACCAAGCTACAGTCGTTACCGCCTGTTCTCTGCCTGCATCTCAAACGATTCACCTGGCGCGGTTCAGAACACGAGTCAAAACTGAACGCCCACGTAGATTTTCCCCTCGAAAACTTGGACCTGGCTCCATACATGGAGTCGGGAAGTTATGTCAATGAAGACAGTTGCAGTCCTTCGATCCGCGCCGTGACCAGAGCTCGGCAGGGAGAGAACGCTACGGTGTACTCGACAGATCTGTTGAGAAAGGCTGAGAACAAGACATGTGGGACTGCGAAAAATTTCCAGAGGGGCTCACCAGGTGGACAAGAAAGAGGTTCTACAACGGCTAGGCAGCAAGGAATCCAGAAAATAGCCCCCGCTTCACATGCGAGCGCAGATGCAAAGATCACTCTAAGGTCAGATCCTTTGTTTTCAAAGCGACCTGTACATGCCCAAAAATCAACTTCGCTTCTGTATGATCTTTCTGGGGTTGTCGTGCATCATGGTCTTGGTGCAGCTAATGGTCATTACACCGTTTTCGCGAGAGAAGAAAGTTGCAAGATGAGAAGAACCGCGCGACATTCTTCCGGTGATGTATCACACGAGATATCTGATGTGGCTTCTCCAGAAGTGTGGCTGCAATTCAACGACGAAAAAGTTGTGCAAGTCACTCGAGAAGAAGTCAAGCGGTGTGATGGGTACATTTTCTTCTACACAAAACAGTCTGATGAGAAATTCACAAATTAA
- the PAC1 gene encoding proteasome_alpha-4 subunit: MARRYDSHTTTFSPEGRLYQVEYAMEAISHAGAAVGIRTNFGVVLAAEKKILSKLLEIGTASEKMHKLDDHIAVAVAGVNSDANLLMNSARIFAQRHALSYSEQVPVEQLVHSLCDQKQGYTQFGGLRPFGVSFLFAGWDKDCGFQLYQSDPSGNYAGWTATAIGANSQAAHSILKADYTEHMSILDAKKLAVKVLKQTMDSTTLLPEKVEMCEISFSNNEDRTVNFHMLLPNELVNLCDEANKSSIK, from the exons ATGGCTCGAAGATACGATTCGCACACGACAACTTTCAGTCCTGAAGGTCGACTTTACCAA GTCGAGTACGCCATGGAGGCAATTAGCCACGCGGGTGCTGCGGTTGGGATCCGGACCAACTTCGGCGTTGTTTTGGCCGCAGAGAAGAAAATTCTCTCCAAG CTTCTAGAAATAGGAACGGCGTCCGAAAAAATGCACAAACTAGATGACCACATAGCAGTCGCAGTTGCTGGCGTCAATTCAGATGCAAACCTTCTTATGAACTCTGCAAG AATTTTTGCTCAGCGACATGCGCTGAGTTACTCAGAACAGGTTCCTGTGGAGCAATTGGTCCACAGTTTATGTGATCAAAAACAAGGTTATACACAGTTCGGTGGTCTTCGCCCGTTCGGGGTTTCCTTCCTTTTCGCGGGTTG GGATAAGGATTGCGGCTTTCAACTTTATCAAAGCGACCCTTCTGGCAACTATGCGGGCTGGACAG CCACAGCAATTGGTGCAAACAGTCAAGCTGCGCATTCCATTCTTAAAGCTGACTATACTGAACATATGAGTATCCTAGATGCAAAGAAATTGGCAGTCAAAGTTCTTAAGCAAACGATGGACAGTACCACGCTGTTGCCAGAAAAAGTTGAGATGTGCGAGATTTCTTTTTCCAATAATGAAGACCGCACGGTAAATTTCCATATGTTGTTACCCAATGAACTGGTGAATCTATGTGACGAGGCGAATAAGAGTTCGATAAAGTAA
- the MET10 gene encoding sam-dependent methyltransferase: protein MKRPTLSLSAKQIREVLHALDSLDPTTEFAELAASEDLDAALWYSLYPRTRDCDKIERQSSDARGDARRAAGIARMHPRNVFANIKADFFVLGKRQPCFRPFVEQCSLGLWYVNFKSWEVTRALNRALLVDVYGLVSWDIPKGHLCPPVPNRASYIHWLEDLLQLSHPCGRPGIECEGVRGIDIGVGSNCVFPLLGSTANRWSFIGIDVTDVALIWADKNRLDNPDLASRIKIRDARRSGTLHMKRNDSAVLAVQMGERFSFCMCNPPFFETMKHAKRNPGTNFGGTLAELCCPGGEETFIRRMYNESLVTKDRVHWYTTMCGKKETLKSLRCLLDMAKVPAIRTARFLQGKTVRWGVAWSFSAQALPISTIPLRSGVDIKFDTVPHSRSCWRITFEPQAVEGSCLAEKLAEQIRLVLEKCGCAISPDSRLQNTFNYRCVMEEYVFPTVGSNRLLVKILQPLPGAVVVVTAACDDKSATNLMMQRRFKLVWEAIKARISAQTQRQVGSRVDWS from the coding sequence aTGAAAAGACCCACGCTCAGTTTAAGCGCAAAACAAATACGAGAGGTACTTCACGCCCTGGACTCGCTCGATCCGACGACTGAATTTGCTGAGCTTGCTGCATCTGAAGACCTCGACGCGGCATTGTGGTACTCTTTATATCCAAGAACAAGGGACTGCGACAAAATTGAGCGACAAAGCAGTGACGCACGAGGAGATGCAAGGCGTGCTGCTGGTATTGCACGTATGCATCCTCGAAACGTTTTCGCAAACATAAAAGCAGACTTCTTTGTGCTAGGCAAGCGCCAACCGTGCTTCAGACCTTTTGTGGAGCAGTGCAGCCTAGGTCTTTGGTACGTCAACTTTAAAAGCTGGGAGGTGACTAGGGCCTTGAATCGAGCTCTGCTCGTCGATGTTTACGGGCTGGTTTCATGGGACATTCCGAAAGGCCATCTATGTCCACCCGTTCCCAATCGTGCAAGTTACATCCACTGGCTTGAGGACCTTCTGCAACTTTCGCACCCGTGTGGTAGGCCTGGCATAGAGTGCGAGGGTGTACGCGGCATCGATATTGGCGTAGGATCAAACTGCGTGTTCCCTTTGCTGGGTTCAACCGCAAATCGATGGTCGTTCATTGGAATAGATGTTACAGATGTTGCTCTCATTTGGGCTGATAAAAATAGACTTGACAACCCAGATTTGGCCAGCCGAATTAAAATTCGGGATGCGAGACGTTCGGGCACTCTCCATATGAAGAGGAATGACAGCGCAGTACTCGCCGTGCAGATGGGGGAAAGGTTTTCTTTCTGCATGTGTAATCCACCATTTTTCGAAACTATGAAACATGCGAAACGAAACCCAGGCACCAACTTTGGAGGTACTCTCGCCGAATTATGCTGTCCAGGTGGAGAAGAAACATTCATACGTCGCATGTATAATGAATCTCTGGTGACAAAAGATCGAGTCCACTGGTACACAACAATGTGTGGTAAAAAAGAGACATTGAAGAGTTTGCGGTGCTTATTGGACATGGCCAAGGTTCCTGCTATTCGAACTGCTCGGTTCTTACAGGGAAAAACCGTGAGATGGGGAGTAGCATGGTCTTTCTCTGCTCAGGCTCTGCCGATATCGACGATCCCGTTGCGATCAGGAGTGGACATAAAATTTGATACTGTGCCACATAGCAGATCGTGCTGGCGCATCACTTTCGAGCCACAGGCAGTTGAGGGCAGCTGTCTCGCAGAGAAACTCGCTGAGCAGATCCGTCTGGTGCTTGAGAAGTGTGGCTGTGCGATTTCGCCGGACTCGCGCTTGCAAAATACTTTCAATTATAGGTGTGTAATGGAGGAATACGTGTTTCCGACGGTTGGGAGCAACCGACTTTTGGTGAAGATCTTGCAACCTCTTCCTGGAGCTGTTGTTGTGGTCACGGCAGCATGCGATGACAAGTCAGCCACTAATCTCATGATGCAGCGCCGCTTCAAGCTAGTTTGGGAAGCTATCAAGGCGCGGATATCCGCGCAAACGCAACGTCAAGTAGGGAGCAGAGTTGACTGGAGCTAA
- the XTP3A gene encoding xtp3a-related NTP pyrophosphatase (Xtp3A-related NTP pyrophosphatase; in CCMP1545 this is a fusion protein): MHASGDSLSGLNLEGLRVQLASFAAERGWEKFHTPRNLLLALVGEVGELSELFQWRGDEDARPGLPDWDDVAKTRVGDELADVLLYLIRLADACEIDLSQAVAAKLQKNATKYPVQKCFGSSAKYTTFQ; the protein is encoded by the coding sequence ATGCACGCTTCGGGCGACTCTTTGAGCGGATTGAACTTGGAGGGTCTTAGGGTTCAACTAGCCTCTTTCGCGGCGGAAAGAGGCTGGGAAAAGTTCCACACTCCAAGGAACTTGCTCCTAGCGCTGGTTGGAGAGGTCGGAGAGCTTTCTGAGCTATTTCAGTGGAGAGGTGACGAGGATGCGCGACCGGGTCTTCCGGActgggacgacgtcgcgaagaCCCGGGTCGGCGATGAGCTTGCTGATGTGCTGCTTTATCTCATCCGATTGGCTGACGCGTGCGAAATCGACCTGTCCCAAGCAGTAGCCGCTAAGCTTCAGAAGAATGCCACAAAGTATCCAGTCCAGAAATGCTTCGGTAGCTCCGCGAAATATACAACATTTCAATAA
- the JMJH gene encoding jumonji domain-containing protein: MSDVWALFDSDEPVELNSAKLCKHFSSSALRLDEDVVVASSTSRERVYARLDAGKIASEHPFFAPTRALWPAHELVDDSSNMNMRVRAFVESLTVDASERAGIIAERLRGCQPEGQVAAEALIRAQTACGARDWPLTLLSAVHCMSAHSRQLDIGDWPNYSWQLSHFFALGFYIGARLSINMMRNGETVIEQNTSENTINKSAIDNNRRAHIPTAEAMNKAYGKCETVCYAAAVRLSQPQGSLSDYQQLTRVVIEALNMATLVPDPSMVPTWLGTGILLAEKLCVKVKSWKETLNAALKPNRNPEHCLVKPHKGLRHKSAYIVPNTLPHGSPQICPTRAVNRQPSCSLSVPDFFNLFVMRDVPVVITGQMSRAHGWAGLEQWRDLSLLVANRAMEARLVPVEFGGFGDRKGADIISLGNFVDEYLVPSNTEHIPFSGAAWNTLNSRDNAHGQHFQPCCTHVAYMSQHALFHQFPDLQKMFSIPSYTLGRLRPDTGAVNVWIGTKNTITALHRDPYMNILAQTAGYKYVRLYSADQTKFLYAEPALRDGNGNTFERSLVAVEAPDFELFPLFAHAKFAETLLGPGDMLFIPKGTWHHVRSLTTSFSINFWWK; encoded by the coding sequence ATGTCTGACGTTTGGGCGTTGTTTGACTCTGACGAACCCGTCGAGTTGAATTCGGCAAAACTGTGTAAACATttttcctcctcggcgctccGACTCGACGAAGACGTGGTTGTCGCATCTTCGACATCTCGCGAACGCGTCTACGCAAGACTTGATGCAGGAAAAATCGCGAGCGAGCATCCATTCTTCGCCCCGACTCGTGCTCTTTGGCCAGCGCATGAACTTGTCGACGATTCATCAAACATGAACATGCGAGTGCGCGCATTCGTTGAGTCGCTCACTGTCGACGCCTCTGAGCGGGCAGGCATCATCGCCGAAAGGCTTCGAGGATGCCAGCCGGAGGGGCAGGTTGCGGCGGAGGCTCTTATTAGAGCTCAAACAGCTTGCGGTGCCAGGGATTGGCCGTTGACGCTCCTCTCCGCTGTCCACTGCATGTCCGCCCACTCCCGCCAACTTGATATAGGTGATTGGCCTAACTACTCATGGCAGTTGTCGCACTTCTTTGCTCTCGGCTTTTACATCGGCGCTAGACTATCCATAAATATGATGAGGAATGGTGAAACAGTAATCGAGCAAAATACAAGTGAAAATACGATAAATAAATCTGCAATTGATAATAACCGGCGGGCTCACATCCCCACTGCGGAGGCCATGAACAAAGCGTATGGGAAATGCGAAACAGTTTGCTATGCTGCAGCTGTGAGACTTTCTCAACCACAAGGCTCGCTTTCAGACTACCAACAACTGACTCGTGTTGTTATTGAGGCACTGAATATGGCTACTCTAGTCCCTGATCCCTCGATGGTTCCAACTTGGCTTGGCACAGGTATTCTCCTTGCAGAGAAACTGTGCGTCAAAGTGAAGTCTTGGAAAGAAACACTTAATGCAGCGCTGAAACCAAATCGCAACCCTGAGCATTGTCTTGTCAAACCTCATAAGGGCTTGAGACACAAATCAGCATACATAGTTCCCAATACACTTCCCCATGGCTCGCCGCAAATTTGTCCTACGCGCGCCGTGAATCGACAGCCTTCATGCTCCCTTTCAGTGCCTGACTTTTTCAACCTATTTGTAATGAGAGATGTTCCTGTTGTGATAACAGGCCAAATGTCGCGCGCACATGGGTGGGCCGGCCTTGAACAATGGAGAGACTTGAGCTTATTAGTTGCTAATCGCGCCATGGAAGCGCGGCTGGTCCCTGTTGAGTTCGGCGGTTTCGGGGATCGCAAAGGTGCTGATATCATTTCGCTAGGCAACTTCGTGGATGAATATCTGGTCCCTTCAAATACCGAACACATCCCGTTCAGCGGCGCTGCATGGAATACTTTGAACAGCCGTGACAATGCGCATGGACAGCATTTTCAGCCGTGCTGTACGCATGTTGCCTACATGTCACAACACGCACTTTTTCACCAGTTCCCTGATCTGCAGAAAATGTTTTCGATCCCCTCCTACACGCTTGGTCGTCTTCGACCTGACACCGGAGCTGTAAATGTCTGGATTGGGACCAAGAACACAATCACTgcgctccaccgcgaccCGTATATGAATATTCTTGCGCAGACTGCTGGATATAAGTATGTCAGGCTTTATTCTGCAGATCAAACCAAATTCCTATATGCAGAACCGGCCTTACGAGATGGCAACGGGAACACGTTTGAGCGCAGCCTCGTAGCTGTTGAAGCTCCCGACTTCGAGCTTTTCCCACTTTTTGCGCATGCAAAATTTGCAGAAACCTTGCTCGGACCCGGGGACATGTTGTTCATTCCCAAAGGAACATGGCATCATGTTCGAAGTCTGACAACAAGCTTCAGTATAAATTTTTGGTGGAAATAA
- the SGPL gene encoding sphingosine-1-phosphate lyase (expressed), whose protein sequence is MVPDTRKLSYEFMFVVSNKMDAMMIIVDDFLHGTPPSRIVGGTVLVSYLGLKIISVGTDFYCQLRNRGVLRVVFEAAKSLPILNQFVSREKAKLIAKLDKDLRKKIAANPLRVVELPIDGLSSREILSEADFRRAKDTCQLMKSSQMSGAVYMADHEHCDLLCSIYSSFVHANPLHADAFPSVTRMESEVVSMTASLLGGCSATNPGVCGLMTSGGTESILTAIRASRDYMRATRHIRRPEMIVAVSAHAAVYKAAEYFNIQIVRVPVDKDFRMDVDATARAIRKNTILIYASAPGYPHGTVDPVEKLGALAKKNGVCLHVDACLGGFVLPFIPSSKQSPLPMFDFRAPGVTSLSVDTHKYGLSQKGSSVVLYASSLLRQYQYTAVMDWSGGLYISPSQPGSRSGGLIAQTWASLLHLGRNGYKVMTEKICSASARLRAGISQIRGLQVLGSDVTMVVAWGSTDPLLDIYVVNDIMITKGWHLSVLHTPAALHMCITPANLERVPELLSDLREAVDEAQNSNDEGISGGKAPIYGLAGALPDRDLVGDILKDVQDLMLKHV, encoded by the exons ATGGTCCCCGATACGCGGAAACTTTCATACGAAT TCATGTTCGTCGTTTCAAACAAAATGGATGCGATGATGATAATTGTTGACGATTTCTTACACGGAACACCACCCTCGCGCATAGTCGGTGGAACGGTCCTCGTTTCATATCTTGGGCTGAAAATCATATCAGTTGGGACAGATTTCTACTGTCAGCTTCGAAATCGTGGCGTGCTACGGGTAGTCTTTGAGGCCGCTAAGTCGCTACCCATCCTCAATCAGTTCGTTTCGCGCGAAAAAGCGAAGTTGATAGCTAAGCTGGATAAGGATCTTCGAAAAAAGATTGCCGCAAATCCACTTCGAGTTGTAGAGCTTCCAATCGACGGATTATCAAGCAGAGAAATCTTATCAGAGGCTGATTTTCGCCGAGCCAAGGATACATGTCAGCTGATGAAATCGTCTCAGATGTCTGGAGCAGTGTACATGGCCGATCACGAACACTGTGATCTTCTGTGTTCCATATATTCTAGTTTTGTGCATGCCAATCCGCTGCACGCCGACGCATTCCCATCAGTGACGCGGATGGAGTCTGAAGTAGTCAGTATGACTGCTAGTCTTCTTGGTGGCTGCAGTGCAACGAATCCAGGCGTTTGCGGGCTCATGACGTCGGGAGGTACTGAAAGTATTTTAACAGCTATCCGGGCATCGAGAGACTACATGCGGGCCACTCGCCATATACGTAGGCCCGAAATGATAGTGGCAGTTTCTGCTCATGCTGCTGTCTACAAGGCTGCGGAATACTTCAACATCCAAATTGTTAGGGTTCCCGTGGACAAAGACTTCCGCATGGACGTCGATGCGACTGCCCGTGCTATTCGAAAAAATACAATTTTGATTTACGCATCTGCCCCAGGGTATCCACACGGTACGGTCGATCCAGTAGAGAAGTTGGGTGCGCTAGCGAAGAAAAATGGAGTCTGTTTACACGTTGATGCGTGTCTTGGAGGATTTGTTCTTCCTTTCATACCCTCCTCGAAGCAATCACCTTTGCCGATGTTTGATTTTCGCGCACCGGGAGTGACGTCACTCTCTGTAGATACGCACAAATACGGTTTATCACAGAAAGGGTCTTCAGTTGTGCTATACGCGTCTTCTCTCCTTCGGCAATACCAATACACAGCCGTGATGGATTGGTCCGGGGGTCTATATATATCACCATCTCAGCCAGGTTCGCGATCTGGGGGTCTGATAGCGCAAACTTGGGCATCCCTTCTTCATTTGGGAAGAAATGGTTATAAGGTCATGACTGAAAAAATATGCAGTGCATCAGCCCGTCTACGAGCAGGAATTTCACAAATTCGTGGACTGCAGGTGTTAGGTTCAGATGTGACTATGGTAGTTGCATGGGGTTCGACAGATCCTCTGCTTGACATATATGTGGTTAACGACATCATGATCACAAAAGGTTGGCATCTCAGCGTCCTTCATACTCCAGCAGCCTTACACATGTGTATTACACCGGCAAATCTGGAACGTGTGCCTGAGCTTTTATCTGACCTTAGGGAAGCTGTTGATGAAGCACAAAACTCAAACGACGAAGGGATATCAGGCGGCAAAGCCCCGATATACGGCCTTGCTGGTGCTCTACCTGACCGCGACTTGGTGGGTGATATTCTGAAGGATGTGCAAGACTTGATGCTCAAGCATGTCTAG